One genomic segment of Ignavibacteriota bacterium includes these proteins:
- a CDS encoding type II toxin-antitoxin system RelE/ParE family toxin: protein MKIYWTKESLLNFQEIEDFISQDNPNAAIKLTDKLISLVEDLIEFPEKGRIVPELSISQIREILHKNYRIVYLIKKNSIDVLTVFEGHKLLDIENLVNQIKSN, encoded by the coding sequence ATGAAAATTTATTGGACAAAAGAATCTCTGCTCAATTTTCAAGAAATTGAAGATTTCATTTCTCAAGATAATCCTAATGCTGCAATTAAATTGACTGACAAACTAATTTCACTTGTTGAAGACTTAATAGAATTTCCAGAAAAAGGAAGAATAGTTCCAGAATTATCAATAAGTCAAATAAGGGAAATATTACACAAAAATTATAGAATAGTTTATTTAATTAAGAAAAATTCTATTGATGTTTTAACTGTGTTTGAAGGTCATAAATTGTTGGACATAGAAAACTTAGTTAATCAAATTAAAAGTAATTAA
- a CDS encoding type II toxin-antitoxin system Phd/YefM family antitoxin, giving the protein MRNISVSSDIIPVGQFKSSLAKYLKDLQIRKNSLIITQNGKPAGVLVSPKEFDELRETKLFIDSISRGLADSENGEVLTTSQIRTELKKHRFTK; this is encoded by the coding sequence ATGAGAAATATATCAGTTTCAAGTGACATAATTCCAGTTGGACAATTTAAATCAAGTTTAGCAAAGTATTTAAAGGATTTACAAATTCGTAAAAATTCTTTAATCATTACACAAAATGGAAAACCAGCTGGAGTATTAGTTTCGCCAAAAGAGTTTGATGAACTCAGAGAAACAAAATTATTTATCGATTCAATTTCTAGAGGACTTGCTGATTCAGAAAATGGAGAAGTTTTAACAACTTCTCAAATAAGAACTGAATTGAAAAAACATAGATTTACAAAATAA